The DNA region GTAAAGGCAGATAAAGAGAGCACCGCAGCACTTCATTCTTATTTTACATGTAAAGATATTAACGATGTCAATGTGAGGGGACTCGGTCTCACCTACATTGACGCTTTGCTCGGTGGAAAGCCGTGTGAAGAAGACAATACACCTTTACATGTAAATTATGCGATTGATCGTATCTATACCCATCCTGATGCCAAAACGACTCTCCAAGAAAAAGAGCGGACGATCACCATTACGCATAAAAATCACAGTGATGTGGTTGTGTGGAATCCATGGCTGGAAGGTAGTGCAAAACTTTCTGATATGAATGAAAATGACTATACGAAAATGCTCTGCATTGAGAGTGCTCGAATCACAAAACCTTTAATGTGCGATGATCACTTACATGTAACGATACAGGTTGAGCGTTTTTCCTAATCTCCAATGCAAATATTTTACAATACTTACCTAAAGTATTGTAAAGATAAATTAAGTATATTACGTCTATAATATTCCTCAATAAACAACAAAAAAAAGGAAATGCGATGAAAAATGTACTGATCATCAACGGTCATCAATACTATGAACATGTAGCAGAGGGAAAACTCACACAGTTTTACATCGATACGGCGACAGAATTCTTTCACAAAGAGGGCTATGCCATCAAGCACAGTGTTGTCGAGAGTGACTATAGCGTTAAAGAAGAAGTCGAAAAGTTTGCATGGGCCGATATTATCCTTTTTCAATTTCCAACGTATTGGATGGGCGTGCCTTGGATGACAAAAAAATATATCGATGAGATTTTTTCAGCAGGGCAAGGAACGGTGACGTATGAGAGTGATGGCAGAACCAGAAGTGATGCAACAAAACGTTATGGAAGTGGCGGTTTGATGCAAGGTAAAACGTATATGCTCTCCATCACCTATAACTGTCCAACGAGTGAATTTAGCAATAAAGAGGGCTTTTTTGAAGGGCTTAGCCTTGATGAAGCCAATGTTGCCACGCACAAAACCTTTCAATTTTGTGGCGCAGAACCTTTAAAAACTTTCTCAGTTCATGACATTTTCAAAGGTGATTTGGATTTAGCAAAAGAAAAAGTACGTTTTCACGCGCATTTAGAAAAAACCTTCAAATAACGCTTAGGGTGGCGTGATTTCATGCCACCATCTTCTTTACATGTAAAGATCAAACCCCTGTTGCTGCTTTAAAATACGATCAAACAATTTTTGTGCTTTTTGGAGCATTTTTTCGTTTTGATTGTGCGATTGTTCTAAAATTTTGTCCAACGATTTAAGTAGACTATCATTGAGGTAATTTTGGGTATTGAGATCTTTTGTTTTCGGTAAGATCGTGTTAATATCAAAAGCGGTATTGGTGGTGGTTGCATCTTCTGAAGAGGAAGATTGAACTGTTTTAAAGTATTCGTCCAGTTTAGGTTGAATGGTTTTCATCGCAGCATCAATCTCTTTTTGATCGTTAGCATCAATGCCATTTCCTTTGTAATGAAACTGATAGCCATAGGCATGAGAAAGTGACAGAATCGTCGTTTGCGTGGTATCACTCTGTTCTTGGGAAACACTCATTGAGCGATCATCATACAAACTAAGGTCAATGACATCACCACTGCTGGTTTGAAATGAAAAACCAAAATGGTTTGAACTGTTGTAATTATTTGCCCCTATGGTTTGCATAAGTTGCCCCCTTATTTAAACGTAATAGCAAATCGGCATAATGAAAATTTTTTAAATGGTAATAAGACAGTCGAGTTTATTCTGTACGGATTCAATTTTTTGGTGCATACCATCTTCTCGGTTGGGTCTTATGTCAAATTTCAAACAGGCATACACGCGTCCACAGGCTTCTAAGAGCGCATAAGCCTCTTCAATCAGTTTAAGCGCTTCACGCATTGTTGGTGTCTCAACCACCGTACTCATCGGTGTAAGCTTGTAACTATAACCACTTTCATGAACCATTTTGACGATGCGTGCGACATCACCACTTTTACTGCCTTCTCCCTCTAGAGGGAACATACTAAATTCCATTAAAACGGACATATTTTTTCCTTTACATGTAAACTACAATACTGCATAATAAACACCACAAAATGTACCAATCGTCAGCACGAGATAGCCCGCAACATAAGAGGCAATACTCCTCGTACCCAATAGAAAAACAATCAGACTTTTAAGCAATGAATTCGCAATGATCGCAAGTGTGATGGCGTTTAACGCGGTTGTGCCATTGAGCCCATTTTGGGACAAAGATGCAAGTGAAAGTGCTATGGCATCAGTGTCGGTTAAGCCTGAAATAAACGAGATAATATAAACGCCTAATTCGCCAAAGGAGGTATCTGCAAATTTGACAAGAGCGATGACAACACCAAACAAAAGTCCTAAAATAAGTGCTTCAGAGAGTTGAAAGGGATTTTTAAACACGGTCTCTTGAATGATGGTTTCTTTTGCAGTGATCATATAGAGAACGCCAAGATAGAGATACCCAACACCAGAAGCGATCAAAACAGGGTATAAAATCTCGTGTGCTAACACGGCATTGATGATAAAAAGCTCTATGTAAATACGAAAAAGCATAATGGAGCAGGCAAGCCCTATACCAATCGCTAGATTTTTGGAAAGGGAAGGATTCTCTTTTGAGCGTCTTGCAAGACTAAGAGCAACAGCGGTGGAAGAGACAATACCGCCTAGTAAACCTGCTAAACCAATACCATGTTTGACGCCCACAAGACGTACAGCGATATAACCTAAAAAAGAGATGCCTGCAACCAAAACAACCATCAGCCAAATTTTGTAAAGATTGAAATAACCCCAAGGATCAAGCGGTTCATCGGGGAAAAGCGGCAAAATAACAAAGCTCATCATTAAAAAAAGAATCATAGCGCTCAGATCTTGCTTCTTAATCACTTTTTCATAGGTTTGGATCTTCTCTTTAAGATTGAGGATAAAAAGGACACTCATGGCGACAAACACAGCCAGCGTTATTTTCTCATAAGCAAGCAGAACCCCTAAGAAAAAAACCACCAGTGCTGAAAATTCTGTGGTCATGCCATTTTCAGTGGGTGTTCGATTGAGCATATACGCACCCATCAACAGAGCCCCTAAAACGCAGACAGAAGCAATGAGGACATAAGGAACAGACGCATTCAGCCACGCAGAGAGATACCCTATGAGCGAGATGAGTGCAAACGTGCGTGCTCCTCCAAAATCCTTCTTGCGGTTGGCATACAAAAGATTCATTTCACGCTGTAAACCAATGAGTAGTCCAAGAACAATAGCGATAATAATGTTTTGAAAAACAAGCGTATCCATTGTTGACCTCTTTGGCGTTATTTTACCTCAATTTGGTTACATCAACTGTCAAGTCCACTGCGAAATTTATGCTCTTTTGCCACCACAATCTCTTTTTGTTTCTCTTTTTTGAGAGTATCTTTTTCGACAAAAAGCGGTTGGCGTGTTTTAAAATGAAGTCCTGTGTAATACATAAGCGTAGAGTACGTCGAAGGGGTTGGCGTAAAGACTTGCGCTTGCTCAGGATTGATTTTGAGTACGTTGCTCGCAAACTGTTTTAAGGAGTGCATATGTTTCTCTTCACAACCGGGGTGTGCGGCAATAAGATAGTAAGTCAAAAACTGTTTTTTGCCTGACTCATGTGTCAGCCTGT from Sulfurospirillum diekertiae includes:
- a CDS encoding NAD(P)H-dependent oxidoreductase; its protein translation is MKNVLIINGHQYYEHVAEGKLTQFYIDTATEFFHKEGYAIKHSVVESDYSVKEEVEKFAWADIILFQFPTYWMGVPWMTKKYIDEIFSAGQGTVTYESDGRTRSDATKRYGSGGLMQGKTYMLSITYNCPTSEFSNKEGFFEGLSLDEANVATHKTFQFCGAEPLKTFSVHDIFKGDLDLAKEKVRFHAHLEKTFK
- a CDS encoding diacylglycerol kinase; the protein is MQTIGANNYNSSNHFGFSFQTSSGDVIDLSLYDDRSMSVSQEQSDTTQTTILSLSHAYGYQFHYKGNGIDANDQKEIDAAMKTIQPKLDEYFKTVQSSSSEDATTTNTAFDINTILPKTKDLNTQNYLNDSLLKSLDKILEQSHNQNEKMLQKAQKLFDRILKQQQGFDLYM
- a CDS encoding thiamine-binding protein is translated as MSVLMEFSMFPLEGEGSKSGDVARIVKMVHESGYSYKLTPMSTVVETPTMREALKLIEEAYALLEACGRVYACLKFDIRPNREDGMHQKIESVQNKLDCLITI
- a CDS encoding MgtC/SapB family protein; this encodes MDTLVFQNIIIAIVLGLLIGLQREMNLLYANRKKDFGGARTFALISLIGYLSAWLNASVPYVLIASVCVLGALLMGAYMLNRTPTENGMTTEFSALVVFFLGVLLAYEKITLAVFVAMSVLFILNLKEKIQTYEKVIKKQDLSAMILFLMMSFVILPLFPDEPLDPWGYFNLYKIWLMVVLVAGISFLGYIAVRLVGVKHGIGLAGLLGGIVSSTAVALSLARRSKENPSLSKNLAIGIGLACSIMLFRIYIELFIINAVLAHEILYPVLIASGVGYLYLGVLYMITAKETIIQETVFKNPFQLSEALILGLLFGVVIALVKFADTSFGELGVYIISFISGLTDTDAIALSLASLSQNGLNGTTALNAITLAIIANSLLKSLIVFLLGTRSIASYVAGYLVLTIGTFCGVYYAVL